In Pengzhenrongella sicca, a single genomic region encodes these proteins:
- a CDS encoding SMP-30/gluconolactonase/LRE family protein, with amino-acid sequence MTTYTAHPASAQAYGLGEGPVWDAARGRVIWVDIPGGAVLEGELRGDQVEVTAEHAFAGTVGAAVPAADGRLLVAGQERLVVLAPSGERTLGTRVVVAGHASRTNDGAVDPAGRLLIGTLALADDDGAPPHERLLRVEDDGRLTVIDDDLTLSNGLAWSADGSTLYSIDTLARRVWARDYDAATGAVGERREHLRVTGGLPDGLCADTAGNLWIAIWGDGEVRRYAPDGTIRDVVRVDAPLTSSVAFVGPGRDLLLITTARDELAPAELAEHPDSGRLFSVRVDAVGVPTTAWSGVGA; translated from the coding sequence ATGACCACGTATACCGCCCACCCCGCCTCCGCCCAGGCGTACGGCCTCGGCGAGGGGCCCGTCTGGGACGCTGCCCGAGGCCGGGTGATCTGGGTCGACATCCCCGGAGGCGCGGTGCTCGAGGGCGAGCTGCGCGGCGACCAGGTCGAGGTGACCGCCGAGCACGCGTTCGCCGGGACCGTCGGCGCAGCGGTTCCCGCGGCCGACGGGCGGCTGCTGGTCGCGGGCCAGGAGCGGCTCGTCGTCCTCGCGCCGTCGGGCGAGCGCACGCTGGGCACCCGCGTCGTCGTCGCCGGCCACGCGAGCCGCACGAACGACGGCGCCGTCGACCCCGCCGGTCGGCTGCTCATCGGGACGCTCGCGCTCGCCGACGACGACGGCGCCCCGCCACACGAGCGCCTGCTCCGGGTCGAGGACGACGGCCGACTCACCGTGATCGACGACGACCTCACCCTCTCCAACGGCCTCGCCTGGTCGGCGGATGGTTCGACCCTGTACTCGATCGACACCCTGGCCCGGCGGGTCTGGGCCCGCGACTACGACGCCGCCACGGGCGCCGTCGGCGAGCGACGCGAGCACCTGCGGGTCACCGGCGGGCTGCCCGACGGGCTGTGCGCGGACACCGCCGGGAACCTATGGATCGCGATCTGGGGCGACGGCGAGGTCCGCCGGTACGCCCCGGACGGGACGATCCGCGACGTCGTCCGGGTCGATGCCCCACTCACCTCGAGCGTTGCCTTCGTCGGACCCGGGCGCGATCTGCTGCTCATCACGACCGCACGCGACGAGCTCGCGCCGGCCGAGCTCGCCGAGCACCCCGACTCCGGCCGGCTCTTCAGCGTGCGGGTCGACGCCGTCGGAGTCCCGACGACCGCCTGGTCGGGGGTCGGGGCATGA
- a CDS encoding HpcH/HpaI aldolase family protein — MSTLDRTAPAYGLWSNLDSVAVARTLGRAGFDYVCLDLQHGLADMANLHALVMAVRAGGSRCVVRVPWNRPEYVMRALDLGAQAVIVPMVDTVEQATAAAASCRYLAGGARSWGPIWAGEAPQPADADAGVECFVMIETAVGLAAVEEIAAVPGLAGIYIGPNDLALSTGYGRETFRTSAPIAAMLDRIVAACAANGIVAGLHCDGQEMAEHWAARGVSMLTCATDSIILEQGLGAAQGLIPRP, encoded by the coding sequence ATGAGCACCCTCGATCGCACGGCGCCCGCGTACGGGCTGTGGAGCAACCTCGACTCGGTCGCGGTGGCGCGCACCCTGGGCCGCGCCGGGTTCGACTACGTGTGCCTCGACCTGCAGCACGGCCTCGCCGACATGGCGAACCTGCACGCGCTCGTCATGGCGGTCCGGGCCGGCGGCAGCCGCTGCGTCGTCCGCGTCCCGTGGAACCGGCCCGAGTACGTGATGCGCGCGCTCGACCTCGGCGCGCAGGCGGTGATCGTGCCGATGGTCGACACGGTCGAGCAGGCGACGGCGGCGGCGGCCTCGTGCCGCTACCTTGCGGGTGGCGCGCGCAGCTGGGGGCCGATCTGGGCGGGCGAGGCGCCGCAGCCCGCCGACGCCGACGCCGGCGTGGAGTGCTTCGTGATGATCGAGACCGCGGTGGGCCTCGCCGCGGTCGAGGAGATCGCCGCCGTTCCCGGGCTCGCGGGGATCTACATCGGCCCGAACGACCTGGCGCTGAGCACCGGCTACGGGCGGGAGACCTTCCGCACGAGCGCCCCGATCGCCGCGATGCTCGACCGGATCGTGGCCGCGTGCGCCGCGAACGGCATCGTCGCGGGGCTGCACTGCGACGGGCAGGAGATGGCCGAGCACTGGGCGGCGCGCGGGGTCTCGATGCTCACCTGCGCGACCGACTCGATCATCCTCGAGCAGGGCCTGGGCGCGGCGCAGGGGCTCATCCCGCGCCCGTGA
- a CDS encoding IclR family transcriptional regulator gives MHPTRGDGGSEERPEDQSADPTDDRLVGSDRVLAVLTALAGYPEGIGLDELARSVHSPKPTVHRALASLRRAGLARQDGRGHYVLGDEFLRLAFAHHEARPEHVRVHPILERLSQRFGETVHYAVLEGGSVVYRAKVDPPAGAIKLTSVVGGRNPAHTTAVGKLLLSDRLPDLAAVRAWVGDRDLERRTEHTLTTPEALHAELARTRARGYGVDDEENEPGVSCLALPLFLTSPTAASGAISVSALSYRTPLPALIADLPTIRSIITGA, from the coding sequence ATGCACCCTACTCGTGGAGACGGCGGCTCGGAAGAGCGGCCGGAAGACCAGTCGGCTGACCCGACCGACGATCGGCTCGTCGGGTCGGACCGGGTCCTCGCGGTGCTGACGGCCCTCGCGGGGTACCCGGAGGGCATCGGGCTCGACGAGCTGGCCCGCTCGGTCCACAGCCCGAAGCCGACCGTTCACCGCGCCCTCGCGTCGCTGCGGCGGGCCGGGCTCGCCCGCCAGGACGGGCGCGGGCACTACGTCCTCGGCGACGAGTTCCTGCGACTGGCCTTCGCACACCACGAGGCGCGCCCCGAGCACGTGCGCGTCCACCCGATCCTCGAGCGGCTCAGCCAACGGTTCGGCGAGACGGTCCACTACGCCGTGCTCGAGGGCGGGTCCGTGGTCTACCGGGCCAAGGTCGACCCGCCCGCGGGAGCCATCAAGCTCACCTCGGTCGTCGGCGGCCGCAACCCCGCGCACACCACCGCCGTCGGCAAGCTGCTGCTGAGCGACCGGCTCCCCGACCTGGCGGCCGTGCGCGCCTGGGTCGGCGATCGCGACCTCGAGCGGCGGACCGAGCACACGCTGACCACCCCCGAGGCGCTGCACGCGGAGCTCGCCCGCACGCGGGCGCGCGGCTACGGCGTCGACGACGAGGAGAACGAGCCCGGCGTCAGCTGCCTCGCCCTGCCCCTGTTCCTCACGTCGCCGACGGCGGCGAGCGGGGCGATCAGCGTGAGCGCGCTGTCCTACCGGACGCCGCTGCCGGCGCTCATCGCCGATCTGCCCACGATCCGCTCGATCATCACCGGTGCCTAG
- a CDS encoding cation:proton antiporter — MIEVDVAGALFAAAGLATLAAALLPKVLGRAPISMPMVFLAAGMAGFALIPDLPSPDPMDHPAVTLHLTEVCVIVSLMGAGLALNRPIGWGTWSSTWRLLAITMPLSMLAVGLLGSFALGLGAASAVLLAAALAPTDPVLATEVQVSEPVADPDHADDEARFALTSEAGLNDGLAFPFTYAAIAISLAGVAPGGWLARWALVDVGWRLAVGVGVGLAVGWLLGRLFFSALSERLALTEKSEGFVALAATFIAYGVAELAAGYGFVAVFVCAVTIRRAEREHGYHSVLHTFVEQIERVLTVAVIVLLGGAVSRGLLADIGWPEVAVALAVLLVIRPVAGWLGLSPGKTGPGERAVIAFFGVRGVGSLFYVAYALEHGDFPGADRLWAVVALVVVGSIVIHGVTATPLMAALDRRRARASSRRGSDTATTPA, encoded by the coding sequence GTGATCGAGGTAGATGTTGCCGGGGCCCTGTTCGCGGCCGCCGGGCTGGCGACCCTCGCGGCGGCGCTGCTCCCGAAGGTGCTCGGCCGCGCGCCGATCTCGATGCCGATGGTGTTTCTCGCGGCGGGCATGGCCGGGTTCGCGCTCATCCCCGACCTGCCGAGCCCCGACCCGATGGACCACCCGGCCGTTACGCTCCATCTCACCGAGGTCTGCGTCATCGTGTCGCTCATGGGCGCCGGGCTCGCGCTCAACCGCCCGATCGGCTGGGGCACCTGGTCGTCCACGTGGCGCCTGCTCGCGATCACGATGCCGCTGTCGATGCTCGCGGTCGGCCTCCTCGGCTCGTTCGCGCTCGGGCTCGGCGCGGCGAGCGCCGTGCTGCTCGCGGCCGCGCTCGCGCCCACCGATCCCGTGCTCGCGACCGAGGTCCAGGTCAGCGAGCCGGTCGCCGATCCCGACCACGCCGACGACGAGGCCCGGTTCGCACTGACGTCCGAGGCGGGCCTCAACGACGGGCTCGCGTTCCCGTTCACCTACGCGGCGATCGCGATCAGCCTGGCCGGGGTCGCGCCCGGCGGCTGGCTGGCGCGCTGGGCGCTGGTGGACGTCGGCTGGCGGCTCGCGGTCGGCGTCGGCGTCGGGCTCGCCGTCGGATGGCTGCTCGGGCGCCTGTTCTTCTCCGCGCTCTCGGAGCGGCTCGCCCTGACCGAGAAGTCCGAGGGCTTCGTTGCGCTCGCCGCGACCTTCATCGCCTACGGCGTGGCCGAGCTCGCCGCGGGCTACGGCTTCGTCGCCGTCTTCGTGTGCGCCGTGACGATCCGGCGCGCCGAGCGCGAGCACGGCTACCACAGCGTGCTGCACACGTTCGTCGAGCAGATCGAGCGCGTGCTGACGGTCGCGGTCATCGTGCTGCTGGGCGGCGCCGTGTCCCGCGGCCTCCTGGCCGACATCGGCTGGCCGGAGGTCGCGGTCGCGCTCGCCGTGCTGCTGGTCATCCGCCCGGTCGCCGGCTGGCTCGGGCTCAGCCCGGGAAAGACCGGCCCGGGCGAGCGCGCCGTCATCGCGTTCTTCGGGGTGCGGGGCGTCGGGTCCCTGTTCTACGTCGCGTACGCCCTCGAGCACGGGGACTTCCCCGGCGCCGACCGGCTCTGGGCGGTCGTCGCGCTCGTGGTCGTCGGCTCCATCGTGATCCACGGCGTCACCGCGACCCCGCTCATGGCGGCGCTGGACCGCCGGCGGGCCCGGGCCTCGTCGCGCCGCGGCTCGGACACCGCGACGACGCCGGCCTGA
- a CDS encoding sirohydrochlorin chelatase — MKPVLVGCSHGTDSDAGRAAIRAILAGVRAARPDLDVREAFVDVQEPEVADVVGAAVGAGLTAVVVPLFLSVGYHVRVDIAAAVANRPAVAVHPLGPDPRLVEVLLDRLATAGARGDDAIVLAAAGSTDARAAVAVTEIATALDAAWGGGPITIGYGAGASPRVPAALATAREAGTERVVIAAYLLAPGFFHDRLLDVGADVVTEPLAPDPRLVQIVLDRYAEGVAQLTAGAPAAGRPVAASGPPA; from the coding sequence GTGAAGCCCGTCCTCGTCGGGTGCTCGCACGGCACCGACAGCGACGCCGGTCGCGCGGCGATCCGCGCGATCCTGGCCGGCGTGCGCGCGGCGAGGCCGGACCTCGACGTGCGCGAGGCGTTCGTCGACGTCCAGGAGCCGGAGGTCGCCGACGTCGTCGGCGCGGCCGTCGGCGCCGGCTTGACGGCCGTCGTCGTGCCGCTGTTCCTCTCGGTCGGCTACCACGTGCGGGTCGACATCGCGGCGGCGGTCGCGAACCGGCCGGCCGTGGCCGTGCACCCGCTCGGTCCCGACCCGCGGCTCGTCGAGGTCCTGCTCGACCGGCTCGCCACGGCGGGCGCGCGCGGCGACGACGCGATCGTCCTGGCGGCCGCCGGCTCGACGGACGCACGGGCCGCCGTCGCGGTCACCGAGATCGCGACCGCGCTCGACGCGGCCTGGGGCGGCGGCCCGATCACGATCGGCTACGGCGCTGGCGCCTCGCCGCGCGTGCCCGCCGCGCTCGCGACGGCCCGCGAGGCCGGCACCGAACGCGTCGTGATCGCGGCCTACCTGCTCGCGCCCGGCTTCTTCCACGACCGGCTCCTGGACGTTGGGGCCGACGTCGTCACCGAGCCGCTCGCTCCCGACCCGCGGCTCGTGCAGATCGTCCTCGACCGGTACGCCGAGGGTGTAGCGCAGCTCACCGCCGGGGCGCCGGCGGCCGGCCGGCCGGTCGCCGCATCGGGGCCGCCCGCGTAG
- a CDS encoding IlvD/Edd family dehydratase, giving the protein MIVTEHRSSQWYGGDDRNAYIHRAWMRRGLPPHAFDGRPHIAIANTASDLTPCNAHLNEVAESVRAGILEAGGIPLTMPVVSLGETQVRPTAMLWRNMAAMATEEMLRANPIDGVVLLGGCDKTIPSLLMAAASVDLPAVVVPGGPMLTGTFEGTPLGCGTDVWRLSEEVRAGTLSQEQFSRSESSMIRSRGHCNTMGTASTMALVAEALGTILPGLAGTPAPDSRLLEMSHETGRLAVELVQQGRRPSDILSAGSFQNAIVALAATGGSTNAVVHLLAIAGRLGIDLTLDDFDRIGSRVPLLVNLQPAGKYLMEDFHRAGGLLAVLREVRDLLDPTALTVTGRPLVDYLDDARIWDADVISARSAPLQAASGIAVLRGSLAPAGALIKPAAASPELLQHRGRAVVFDTIEDMHARIDDPDLDVDADSVLVLRGCGPKGYPGMPEVANMPLPRKLLARGVRDMVRVCDGRMSGTAYGTVVLHVAPEAAAGGPLALVQTGDYIVLDVAARRLDLDVPDAELARRVPNVATVQGFAAPRRGWERLYIDHVLQADTGADLDFLLGSSGDQVSRESH; this is encoded by the coding sequence ATGATCGTGACCGAGCACCGCAGCTCGCAGTGGTACGGCGGCGACGACCGCAACGCCTACATCCATCGGGCCTGGATGCGCCGGGGCCTGCCGCCCCACGCCTTCGACGGCCGGCCGCACATCGCGATCGCCAACACGGCGTCCGACCTGACCCCCTGCAACGCGCACCTGAATGAGGTCGCCGAGAGCGTGCGCGCGGGCATCCTCGAGGCCGGCGGCATCCCGCTCACGATGCCCGTCGTCTCGCTCGGCGAGACCCAGGTCCGGCCCACCGCGATGCTCTGGCGCAATATGGCCGCGATGGCGACGGAGGAGATGCTGCGGGCCAACCCGATCGACGGCGTCGTCCTGCTCGGCGGCTGCGACAAGACGATCCCGTCGCTGCTCATGGCCGCGGCCTCGGTCGACCTGCCCGCCGTCGTCGTCCCGGGCGGCCCCATGCTGACCGGCACCTTCGAGGGCACGCCGCTCGGCTGCGGCACCGACGTCTGGCGGCTGAGCGAGGAGGTGCGCGCCGGCACGCTCTCCCAGGAGCAGTTCAGCCGCTCGGAGTCGTCGATGATCCGCAGCCGCGGCCACTGCAACACGATGGGGACGGCGTCGACCATGGCGCTCGTCGCCGAGGCGCTCGGCACGATCCTCCCCGGCCTCGCGGGCACGCCCGCCCCGGACAGCCGGCTGCTCGAGATGTCGCACGAGACGGGCCGGCTCGCCGTCGAGCTCGTGCAGCAGGGCCGCCGCCCCAGCGACATCCTCTCGGCGGGCTCGTTCCAGAACGCGATCGTCGCGCTCGCCGCGACCGGCGGGTCGACGAACGCCGTCGTCCACCTGCTCGCGATCGCCGGGCGGCTCGGCATCGACCTCACGCTCGACGACTTCGACCGGATCGGCTCGCGGGTGCCCCTGCTCGTCAACCTCCAGCCCGCCGGAAAGTACCTCATGGAGGACTTCCACCGGGCGGGCGGCCTGCTCGCCGTGCTGCGGGAGGTCCGGGACTTGCTCGACCCGACGGCGCTGACCGTGACCGGCCGGCCCCTGGTCGACTACCTCGACGACGCGCGGATCTGGGACGCCGACGTCATCTCCGCGCGCTCGGCGCCGCTGCAGGCGGCGTCCGGCATCGCCGTCCTGCGCGGCAGCCTCGCGCCCGCGGGTGCGCTCATCAAACCCGCCGCCGCGTCCCCGGAGCTGCTCCAGCACCGCGGCCGCGCCGTCGTCTTCGACACCATCGAGGACATGCACGCGCGCATCGACGACCCGGACCTCGACGTCGACGCCGACTCCGTCCTCGTGCTGCGCGGCTGCGGCCCGAAGGGGTACCCGGGCATGCCCGAGGTCGCCAACATGCCGCTGCCCCGCAAGCTCCTCGCGCGGGGGGTGCGCGACATGGTGCGGGTCTGCGACGGGCGGATGAGCGGGACGGCGTACGGCACCGTCGTGCTGCACGTGGCCCCCGAGGCCGCCGCCGGCGGGCCGCTCGCCCTCGTGCAGACCGGCGACTACATCGTGCTCGACGTCGCGGCTCGCCGCCTCGACCTCGACGTCCCGGACGCCGAGCTTGCCCGGCGCGTGCCGAACGTCGCGACCGTGCAGGGCTTCGCGGCGCCGCGCCGCGGCTGGGAGCGCCTCTACATCGACCACGTGCTGCAGGCCGACACCGGCGCCGACCTGGACTTCCTGCTCGGCTCGAGCGGCGACCAGGTGAGCCGGGAGTCGCACTGA